The Plasmodium gaboni strain SY75 chromosome 5, whole genome shotgun sequence nucleotide sequence GTGATCAATTAGATATGGGTTCCTTACACAATAACAATAATGTTGTAGGAAACTCATCATCACAATCACcatcatcatcatcttcCTCATCATCATCTTCACAATCACCATCTGCATCTTCATCCTCAACCCCATCATCCCCAGCTTCCTCATCTTCAACCCCATCAAGCTCATCAGATGACAGCAAAAATGTATCTTTAGATAAAATCGATGAAGAACttcaaaagaaaaagaaaaacgAAAAATTACTTTTAATATCCTCTGTTGCCACAGGTTTAGCCGTTTTAGTAGGTGGATTAATAGGTACTGCTTTATACACCAGCAGAAAAGCATCAAAAGCcaacaataataatggTGACGATTTAGATTCTGATGCTGAAGAAACCGATGCTACTAACGACTCATCTTCAGAAACCAAAAATGAAGAAGTCCAAACCGAAGAAACcaaaaaagaagaataaataattcaaaacatatataaaacaggaaaatatttatgtggAAAATAAGTTATAATTTAATGAAGTGTGATTAATTCTTTTCTCctaaatattaatattttctattattaactttttttttaatatatatttatttgattatttatagtatatattatatatatatatatgtattaaaattaaaataattaaatatcGTTCGTaggatatatatttgtctttatatatatatatatatatacatttagTTTTACTAAAGAAACCGAGGACGGAGAAAAAGGACCATcaagaattatatatacattaaacatattatatatatatatatatatatatatatatgtataaatattcattttgtttttatttatgtaagtccgctatatatatatatatatatatatatatattatatgcaTAAGACACATAGATAGcttaaaatgaaaatgtgcataaaattaatttcttctttttatttatttaatttttttacatttaaaaattgttttttttttcctttttttatggatttcatataaaaaatatattcaaattatatattattttgtatttaatgaaaaagaaaaaagaaacatttttatatataatattgcATGTCAAATTTGTATATGGTGAGTAAGAAAAATTTTTGTACATGTgtattcttttttttttttttttttttttttctttaataataaaaaaaaaacattacataatattaaagaaaaacaCAAGAACATTTTTGTCTTTTTAAgtaaatgaaaattttgtgttctaagaaaatattaaatttttaaagTAATCATCCTACAAATGGGcaataataaatattatttttacttttgtttataaaagtaatatggacattatatatatatatatatatatatatatatatatatataatatatatataataagaaaataagATGGGAGcaaattttaaattattcaaaattaggaaaaaattatttatttgtatacttagggaatatttaaatacaacttatatttattataatattatttttattaacactgggaaaaaaaaaaaaaaaagataacaaataataaatacgTTGTGAACCTTAAAAGAgaatattaatatatatatatatatacaataattttattgtatatgaattatatccttatataatttcaatattttattttttttattttttccttctttacactcattatttttaaaaataaaaatatcactatatttatttaaaaatttatattaagTATGATTTGtcttttattaaaaatatatcaggagaagaagaaaaaaagtacaacaataacaataataataataataataataataataataataataaattatatataaatatacacacatattatatatatatatataaggatttataatataaattttcctttaacaaaaaaaaaattaatacatatatgatatatattttatatattattcaaaaaaGTAAAAGTTGAGAATCGTAAAcattattaatacaaatataaataataaattatataatcattaaatttaaaaaaaatacgaataaaataagaaaaatacaaaaaaaaaaaaattataaaataatacataaaatgaaataattataaatattaacaatCACACtttgatttattaaaatttcaacaaaatttttatcaaacaaataaatgaaaatggaacaaaatgaatttatttgaaaatatatgaaatgtgaatatatgtatatatattgtataatgtaaaatattatatatatatatatatatatatatgtatgtatgtatatatttgctatttttattttttattttttatccattatatttatgtttatttttttaattttcttttcttttaataatatatatatatatatatatattaataccTTTGCAATCTTTCCTTTAAAATAAGCATCAAatcatttttcttttttattataaattcaTCCCATAATTTTATCTTATTATCCATGTATGTAACAAATTCTTCAGTTGCACATGGGTCGGGATGAGATTCTAAAAATTTATCAAAATTGTctttatcatcattatccATTTTTGTTAAATTGGATTGAAGGATATTATTACATTCCCAAAAGTATTTGGATCTATAATTTTCgtctattttattttcttttgaaAATGTAATTGTATATTCCCAAATTTCATCTACCATACGAAGAAATTGTTTCCTTTGATAATTATGTAATTTATAATAGGTATCATACATAACATTTTTACTTACAGTTTTATCAAAGGTACTCATAATACTTCGTATTTTATCAGGTGGATATTCCTTTGGACCTTTTCTTAAATTACGAGATTTAATTCCTTGTTCTGTATAATTTAATGTCATAGATGAATGTGctttcattttattttttttctcattgTTAGAAAAAGAGTTTCTATGACCTTCCATTACATTTGATAACATTCtattatgtattttatatatttcaagTTGACAACCGTTCCTTTCTTTATGAATCATCATCATctatcaaaaaaaaagaaaaaaaaaaaaaaaaaaaatacatat carries:
- a CDS encoding exported protein (PHISTc), which produces MIICTYLKGKISPLIFVLLFMMMIHKERNGCQLEIYKIHNRMLSNVMEGHRNSFSNNEKKNKMKAHSSMTLNYTEQGIKSRNLRKGPKEYPPDKIRSIMSTFDKTVSKNVMYDTYYKLHNYQRKQFLRMVDEIWEYTITFSKENKIDENYRSKYFWECNNILQSNLTKMDNDDKDNFDKFLESHPDPCATEEFVTYMDNKIKLWDEFIIKKKNDLMLILKERLQRY
- a CDS encoding early transcribed membrane protein 5, with protein sequence MRFSKVFSFFAFFIALKYFNRCLGDQLDMGSLHNNNNVVGNSSSQSPSSSSSSSSSSQSPSASSSSTPSSPASSSSTPSSSSDDSKNVSLDKIDEELQKKKKNEKLLLISSVATGLAVLVGGLIGTALYTSRKASKANNNNGDDLDSDAEETDATNDSSSETKNEEVQTEETKKEE